In Miscanthus floridulus cultivar M001 chromosome 8, ASM1932011v1, whole genome shotgun sequence, the sequence TCTTCTCTATCTAGCATCTATTATTACTACTCCTTTTTATTCTCTAATAGACACAATCTGCTTGTTCTTTTAAGAACCTCAAAAAACTGAATATGAGAGAAGGCGGGATGAACAAGTGGTGGCGAATGAGAAGGTGTTTGAAGCGCTCGGAATCCTAACAATATCTAGTGAACTTAGTAATTCTTTACCTCAATCTGCTACAAAGAAGGGGAAAACCTCAGCAAACAAGAAAACAAGTAGTGAAGATTCGGATACATCGGAGTATCTCCTTGAAAATGATGATCAaggagatagtgatgatgatgaaactGAATCTGATGCGCAGCCACAACCCACTAaggtgcttcttctatcttcaaattactagATGGGGAATATTTGCATCGCATTTGAATGTTTTTAATCTGTTCTTTAATGTATGCCCTTGCTTTTTAGATACATATTCTTTCTTTCATACCTGTTCTTTAATATATGCTCTTGATTATTAATGCACATGACTTACTTTATTTTTTTCCACAGTCTCCTTCAGGGCCTAGACGGAAAGTCCTCgcttcaaagaagaagaagacaggtCCCAACATGGCGCCGGGAGTTAGGGTTAGTAAGAGAGTGAGGGCACCGGAAGGTTCACAGGTGCAACCCCCTAGGGCCCTATTAAGATCATCAAAAAGGCTTCAACTTTCAGCGAGAGATGGGCAGATTGAAGATGATCATACAGATGGTCATGATGAAATACCACAAAGGTCTTCTACTAGGTGCACTAGGAAGACAGTGGAGCTGGTGGTCAGGACATTACAGCTGCAGAGGAAGACTGGTGGAGCTGGTTTTCAAGACATGACACTTGCTGAAGACAATGTAGCTGGAGAGGAAGGCACTGAAGGCAAGTTATTTTTTCTTTGTCATTGaaataggtcatcttttttgcTGATTTCAATGAAACTAAAGCATTTAAATGCaaattatatgttgtagctcctgCACAGAGAGCCCCAAGGAGACCCAGGCCACCCACCAAGGGAACACAGCTAGACAGGATGAcaaaagctatgggaaggagaatGCCCATAGCTGTTGCTGAAGGAAAAAGAAGGCCTCATGAACCTGTTCAAGCAGCCAAGTTTGCATCTGAGGCTAGGTGTCATCATTCGGGATAAGGTTCCTGTCCTACCTCATTGGAAATTATACAAGAACGATGATGAACATTACAAAAATTTTGTGGGAAAGCTCTCTGTAAGTGCATTACTGTTTTTATGGTAAACTTGTATATCTGCTTAACCTGAATTGACTAACTAAATATGGAATTGTCAAATGACTAGGGGCGCTTGGCCATTAACACTAACGACAAGCCAATAGAGGATGCTTGCACCGATATGCTGCGCTCTGGGGTGCTGACAAAGGCGTTATCGGCTCAAGAAGAAATACTTCAATGGTGTAAGTGCAAATGAGATTAGGACAACTTCTCCAGTTGAATGCATGACTGATGAACAGTGGAGGGAACTAGTTGCAAAGTGGTCTGATCCAAAGAACATGGTATGGGTATATTCTTTCTCAGTCAGTTTCCAGTGGATCTTATCATTTTTAACCTATGATCTCATCTCACATGTCATTCTCCTTTAGGAAACAAGTGAAAAGAACAAGACTAATCGCGGTAAAGTCAAGTATCATCAGACTACCGGCTCTCGCAGCTATGTGGCACACTTGCATGCATATGTAAGTAACTGATTCTCGACATAGCACTGACTTTGTATCATAAGACTGACAAAACTTTGCTGTAATTGAATCTCTATGAAACAGAAGCAT encodes:
- the LOC136469829 gene encoding uncharacterized protein, translating into MVATRGQGRKRPAEQEQEPQKTEYERRRDEQVVANEKVFEALGILTISSELSNSLPQSATKKGKTSANKKTSSEDSDTSEYLLENDDQGDSDDDETESDAQPQPTKSPSGPRRKVLASKKKKTGPNMAPGVRVSKRVRAPEGSQVQPPRALLRSSKRLQLSARDGQIEDDHTDGHDEIPQRSSTRCTRKTVELVVRTLQLQRKTGGAGFQDMTLAEDNVAGEEGTEAPAQRAPRRPRPPTKGTQLDRMTKAMGRRMPIAVAEGKRRPHEPVQAAKRYRLKKKYFNGVSANEIRTTSPVECMTDEQWRELVAKWSDPKNMETSEKNKTNRGKVKYHQTTGSRSYVAHLHAYKHGRNNAEPSTAQDEELDVVEAFETCHTSSKHGLSEPAREALSNMEALRAAPVAEGETVVSSVQVVSQTLSKNSSNSFLKNVGIKPVASSNSAASKEELREQLAAEAKAAVQDEIDELKKRTEEAEEKMERTQREMEDMKKLAEANQKAMEENNALLKRILSLNSST